Proteins encoded together in one Planctopirus ephydatiae window:
- a CDS encoding BamA/OMP85 family outer membrane protein, whose product MFTLLWAIFWAGTAVHGQSAPSGSPVPAKADRNSLSTPLFVPPAAITSESRSPVARGQNGDDVEPWMIDEPGQATSTTAKTVSAAKSDQETGRARLEEDRPVLPGGFSKPQVTPTGGTTPQRKTLAQVMHPEDELLLDEKDRDNGNFPKFDPMKKKPGQILRTSAEEQAPAEVDFNSQVVEVRVEGNDTIQVREIEKHIKVRPNRTVNERLIKQDVDALVRTRWFTTVEPYVRQTDEGLVVIYRVLERPIVRDVQYIGNQKIKTSVFEGLTNLKPGSPYDISANRECARRIEAHYKDKGYSFATCTLEKGDSRDEREVVFRIHEGPKVGVDAIRFEGNEFFSDSLLKTKKVSKTRVLRLFGGKYDESTIPDDKESLRQYYHSLGFFEVEITHRVDFNESKSSATYVYVIKEGPRYKIRNVSVEGNIVFTEAEIRQYINFKAGDPYSARDIAKDVDEIRSRYGEQGRLFATVDAIPQFLENPGELDLIIRINEDKIYVVREFRVHIEGDYPHTRHNLPRNISRIHPGDLADPKLIKKSERQLAGSEYFEGGPQNGPRLEISRVSEIAWLQDRSQLAEGGDSKALGQSEFLSPKPDFLSQTSQQPTGNNSASNPAAAPAQSRSASNGAGAGSPSLQQEPEGRSYLNGSGFSQPSLAAPSRTVGKAPSSQPSLKKTEPDSGADDPDGIYFMPGSMLKVEQPESVDASDPHVSVVRGQTRDMRAPQNYEYDNSPQGDPYGNPRRFDQNIYDNSVPPEFIDIDAYLKEARTGRLMFGVGVNSDAGVIGNIVLSESNFDIFRPPTSFEDIVNGTAWRGAGQRFRLEAAPGSEVSRYTVDWSDPYFMDSDYNIGVSGFYYTRFLEFWQEQRLGVRPRVGRQLTPEWSVSGAIRIEDVQVDNPVFPQPESLTEVVGSNFLTTGRIGLAHDTRDAPFNPSEGHFIEMSYEQAFGDFVYPKLELNAWQYFTTYRRPDGFGKHILSLHADVGWTGSDTPIFENFYAGGFQSFRGFRFRGVSPVNTGVRTGGNWMFLGGAEYQMPVTANEMLHLVAFTDFGTVTEDVTLNNFRLSVGGGLRITLPAMGPAPIALDWAVPIMKEEFDRTQLFSFYIGFTR is encoded by the coding sequence GTGTTCACACTGTTGTGGGCGATTTTCTGGGCAGGAACTGCTGTGCATGGCCAGTCAGCACCCTCAGGCTCACCGGTACCAGCCAAAGCTGACCGCAATTCACTCTCAACACCGCTTTTCGTGCCACCAGCAGCGATCACTTCGGAATCACGTTCACCGGTTGCTCGCGGCCAGAATGGCGACGATGTGGAACCCTGGATGATTGACGAACCAGGTCAGGCCACATCCACCACAGCCAAGACTGTCAGTGCCGCCAAGTCAGACCAGGAAACAGGCCGCGCTCGCCTGGAAGAAGATCGACCAGTTCTGCCAGGTGGATTCTCGAAACCACAGGTGACGCCCACAGGTGGTACAACTCCCCAGCGAAAAACGCTCGCACAGGTCATGCATCCCGAGGACGAACTCCTCCTTGATGAAAAAGATCGCGACAATGGTAACTTCCCGAAGTTTGACCCGATGAAGAAGAAACCGGGGCAAATCCTGCGAACTTCAGCCGAAGAGCAGGCCCCGGCCGAAGTCGATTTCAATTCTCAGGTTGTCGAAGTTCGTGTCGAAGGGAACGACACCATCCAGGTTCGAGAAATCGAAAAACACATTAAGGTACGCCCCAATCGCACTGTCAACGAACGCCTGATCAAGCAGGATGTGGACGCTCTGGTACGCACCCGATGGTTCACGACCGTCGAACCCTACGTTCGACAAACCGACGAAGGTCTCGTCGTCATTTACCGGGTCCTTGAGCGGCCGATCGTTCGCGATGTGCAGTATATCGGTAACCAGAAAATCAAAACATCTGTTTTCGAAGGGCTCACCAACTTAAAGCCCGGCAGCCCTTACGATATCAGCGCCAATCGTGAATGTGCTCGTCGAATTGAAGCACACTACAAAGACAAAGGCTACTCGTTTGCGACTTGTACGCTCGAAAAAGGCGATTCCCGCGACGAACGAGAGGTTGTCTTCCGCATTCATGAAGGCCCTAAGGTTGGTGTGGACGCCATTCGCTTCGAAGGGAATGAGTTCTTCAGCGACAGCCTGCTCAAAACCAAGAAAGTTTCCAAAACCCGGGTCCTCAGGCTCTTTGGTGGTAAATATGACGAATCGACCATCCCGGACGATAAAGAAAGCCTGCGGCAGTACTATCACAGCCTCGGTTTCTTCGAAGTCGAAATTACTCATCGTGTCGACTTTAATGAGAGTAAGTCAAGTGCCACCTATGTCTATGTGATTAAAGAAGGCCCTCGTTACAAAATTCGCAATGTTTCCGTTGAAGGGAACATTGTCTTTACTGAGGCTGAAATTCGTCAGTATATAAATTTTAAGGCGGGAGATCCTTATAGTGCCCGTGATATTGCGAAAGACGTTGACGAGATTCGTTCCCGGTATGGTGAACAGGGACGACTCTTTGCAACGGTCGATGCGATCCCACAGTTTCTGGAGAATCCCGGTGAACTCGATCTGATTATCCGTATCAATGAAGACAAGATCTACGTTGTTCGAGAGTTCCGCGTTCACATTGAAGGCGATTATCCCCATACAAGGCATAACTTGCCCCGGAACATATCGCGAATTCACCCGGGTGATCTCGCCGATCCTAAACTGATTAAAAAATCGGAACGACAACTTGCTGGATCGGAATATTTCGAGGGTGGGCCTCAGAATGGACCACGCCTGGAAATTTCGAGAGTTTCTGAAATCGCCTGGCTGCAGGATCGAAGTCAACTGGCCGAGGGTGGCGATTCCAAAGCACTTGGTCAGTCAGAGTTTCTGTCGCCAAAACCAGATTTTCTGTCGCAGACAAGTCAGCAGCCGACTGGAAACAATTCGGCTTCTAATCCAGCAGCGGCTCCAGCCCAATCACGATCTGCTTCGAATGGAGCAGGTGCTGGAAGTCCATCCCTGCAGCAGGAACCGGAAGGGCGCAGCTATCTCAATGGCAGTGGATTTTCGCAACCCTCTTTGGCAGCGCCATCGCGAACCGTCGGGAAAGCACCCAGTAGCCAGCCATCCTTGAAAAAGACCGAGCCAGATTCCGGGGCAGACGATCCTGATGGGATCTACTTCATGCCCGGCTCGATGCTGAAAGTTGAGCAGCCTGAAAGTGTCGATGCCTCTGATCCACACGTCAGCGTTGTTCGCGGGCAAACGCGCGATATGCGTGCTCCGCAAAACTATGAATATGATAATAGCCCCCAGGGAGATCCCTACGGCAACCCTCGTCGCTTTGACCAGAATATCTATGATAACTCGGTTCCACCAGAATTTATTGATATCGATGCTTATCTGAAGGAAGCTCGCACCGGGCGACTGATGTTCGGTGTCGGTGTGAATAGTGATGCCGGTGTGATTGGTAATATTGTTCTCAGTGAATCGAATTTTGATATCTTCCGCCCACCCACCAGCTTTGAAGATATCGTCAATGGCACTGCCTGGCGTGGAGCTGGTCAGCGATTTCGCCTGGAAGCGGCACCCGGTAGTGAGGTAAGTCGCTACACCGTCGACTGGTCAGATCCCTACTTCATGGATAGTGACTACAATATCGGCGTTAGTGGCTTCTACTACACTCGATTTCTTGAGTTCTGGCAGGAACAACGCTTAGGTGTGAGGCCACGTGTTGGTCGGCAGTTGACTCCTGAGTGGTCAGTCTCCGGGGCGATTCGCATTGAAGATGTCCAAGTGGATAATCCTGTCTTTCCACAACCGGAGAGTCTAACGGAAGTGGTCGGAAGTAACTTCCTGACGACAGGCCGCATTGGTCTGGCACATGATACGCGCGATGCCCCGTTTAATCCTTCGGAAGGTCATTTTATTGAAATGTCCTATGAACAGGCCTTTGGCGATTTTGTCTATCCCAAGCTGGAGTTAAATGCCTGGCAGTACTTTACGACTTATCGCCGTCCCGATGGTTTCGGTAAGCACATTCTCTCTCTCCATGCCGATGTGGGTTGGACAGGGAGCGATACACCGATCTTTGAAAACTTCTATGCTGGTGGTTTCCAGTCGTTCCGCGGCTTCCGGTTCCGTGGTGTCAGCCCTGTGAATACCGGCGTTCGTACCGGTGGTAACTGGATGTTCCTGGGTGGTGCCGAGTATCAAATGCCAGTCACAGCCAACGAAATGCTGCATCTGGTGGCATTCACTGACTTCGGTACCGTCACCGAAGATGTGACACTCAATAACTTCCGTCTGTCAGTTGGTGGTGGCTTGAGAATCACTCTTCCAGCGATGGGGCCTGCACCCATTGCTCTCGACTGGGCTGTTCCCATCATGAAAGAAGAATTCGACCGGACACAACTCTTCAGCTTCTACATCGGCTTCACTCGATAA
- a CDS encoding 3-deoxy-D-manno-octulosonic acid transferase has protein sequence MEWLVSRSLNLGYLALLLVASPWILWNRLVHGKYREGFREKVLGDLRLSRRMDASPESGRPLWLHAVSVGEVLLLKPLIADWIRFYPQVPLVLTVTTQTGRGVAEKMIRDLGAKQVEVRYFPLDFSWSVNRAIRQLQPLAIVLVELEIWPNLVLAARQQAVPVMVINGRLSERSFRGYHRFVGFFRWLLKGISCVGAQTKVYASRFEKLGVPASRVVVTGNLKYDRLETCRQNPRTIALREYFGFHSKDIVWIAGSTQHPEEALAIDAWLSLRKEFPCLQLMIVPRHRERFEEVAQLILAKGCQPVRRTSATPYKPQHNELPPVRLLDTLGELGAAWGLADLAFVGGSLTNRGGQNMIEPAGYGAALFFGPNTQNFKQTVDLLLANQAASMVSSGANLAPFVRTLLENPQQRILQGQAAQQLVLDQSGAVEKTLELITTHSKILKTGSAGGLGNLGAGMIHDHAA, from the coding sequence ATGGAATGGTTGGTCAGCCGGTCTTTGAATCTCGGTTATCTGGCACTACTGTTGGTCGCCAGCCCGTGGATTCTCTGGAATCGACTGGTTCATGGAAAGTACCGCGAAGGGTTTCGCGAAAAAGTTCTGGGTGATCTCCGTCTTTCGCGAAGGATGGATGCGTCTCCGGAGAGCGGGCGGCCTCTCTGGCTGCATGCGGTGAGTGTGGGGGAAGTTCTTCTTCTAAAACCATTGATCGCGGATTGGATTCGCTTTTACCCGCAGGTTCCCCTCGTGCTGACTGTCACCACACAGACGGGCCGGGGTGTCGCCGAGAAAATGATTCGCGATCTGGGGGCGAAACAGGTCGAGGTACGTTACTTCCCGCTCGATTTCTCATGGAGTGTCAACCGGGCGATCAGGCAACTGCAACCACTGGCGATTGTGCTGGTTGAGCTGGAAATCTGGCCTAATCTGGTTCTGGCTGCTCGCCAGCAGGCCGTCCCCGTCATGGTGATTAATGGTCGCTTAAGCGAACGCAGCTTTCGGGGCTATCATCGTTTTGTCGGATTTTTCCGCTGGCTGCTGAAAGGGATTTCCTGTGTAGGAGCCCAGACAAAAGTGTACGCCTCTCGATTCGAGAAACTTGGAGTTCCCGCCTCGCGCGTCGTCGTGACTGGAAATCTCAAATACGACCGCCTTGAAACCTGCCGACAAAATCCCAGAACGATCGCCTTACGGGAGTATTTCGGCTTTCATTCCAAGGATATCGTCTGGATTGCGGGCAGCACACAACATCCGGAAGAAGCCTTGGCAATCGATGCCTGGTTATCACTCAGAAAAGAATTTCCTTGCCTGCAGTTGATGATTGTCCCCAGGCATCGGGAACGCTTTGAAGAAGTGGCTCAACTGATTCTGGCAAAAGGTTGTCAGCCCGTCAGGAGAACTTCAGCCACTCCCTACAAGCCCCAGCACAATGAGCTTCCCCCCGTTCGTTTGCTGGATACTCTCGGGGAATTGGGAGCCGCCTGGGGATTGGCTGATCTAGCCTTTGTGGGTGGTAGCCTGACCAATCGCGGCGGGCAAAATATGATTGAGCCGGCCGGTTATGGCGCAGCACTATTTTTTGGCCCCAACACCCAGAACTTCAAGCAGACAGTGGACTTACTCCTCGCCAACCAGGCAGCAAGTATGGTTTCCAGCGGTGCCAATCTCGCACCTTTCGTCAGAACATTGCTGGAGAACCCTCAGCAGCGAATTCTCCAGGGTCAGGCGGCTCAGCAACTCGTTCTTGATCAAAGTGGAGCTGTAGAAAAAACACTTGAGCTGATCACCACCCACTCAAAGATTCTGAAAACAGGAAGTGCTGGAGGTTTGGGCAATCTGGGTGCAGGGATGATCCATGATCATGCAGCGTAA
- a CDS encoding chloride channel protein, producing the protein MNTRRDFIIEHALLLLRWLLTSVMLSVTVGSASALFLWLLDLATKTQQSSPYWLWSLPFWGAITAWLYLFFGREAGQGNNLVIAEIQHPMKGLPWFMAPLIVLATIFTHLGGGSAGREGTAVQMGAGLAGIWAHWTKPWLGEDYREILLMGVAAGFGGVFGTPVAGAIFAAEVLSVGRLPTSAILPCLLASCGADFVCTTVGGTHLHYPVDWAELNPSGWLHRLGIVGLITLLGVVAGLVAKGFSEGLHLAGRWYARFLPNPIRRIAIGSLVVVLVAEFVVGRDYLGLGTTNLNPHAVTIGSCFRAGGAHDWSWLCKLLLTILTLACGLKGGEVTPLFFIGAALGNVLAVRTGLLPVDVAAALGFVAVFSAATNAPLASSVLAIELFGPDRIEYVFAACFSAWLVAGGSSIYSTQHPGWGKMLKQTAGNHPLDTNTST; encoded by the coding sequence TTGAACACACGGCGTGATTTCATCATTGAGCATGCACTGCTGCTCCTTCGCTGGCTGCTGACAAGTGTTATGCTCAGCGTCACAGTGGGGAGTGCGAGCGCACTTTTCCTCTGGCTGCTCGATCTCGCCACAAAAACTCAGCAAAGTTCCCCGTACTGGCTCTGGTCGCTGCCATTCTGGGGAGCGATTACTGCCTGGCTGTACCTGTTTTTTGGGCGCGAAGCCGGGCAGGGAAACAACCTCGTCATCGCAGAAATTCAGCACCCGATGAAAGGGTTACCCTGGTTCATGGCACCGCTCATTGTGCTTGCCACTATTTTCACGCATCTCGGTGGTGGTTCGGCAGGTCGTGAAGGAACTGCCGTCCAGATGGGAGCTGGTTTGGCAGGCATCTGGGCGCACTGGACGAAACCGTGGCTGGGTGAAGACTATCGCGAGATACTGTTAATGGGGGTCGCTGCTGGCTTTGGTGGAGTTTTTGGAACACCAGTCGCTGGTGCGATCTTTGCCGCTGAAGTCCTTTCGGTCGGAAGGCTGCCGACCTCTGCGATCCTGCCGTGCCTGCTCGCTTCCTGCGGAGCCGATTTTGTCTGCACGACGGTCGGGGGAACTCATCTCCATTATCCTGTGGACTGGGCAGAACTGAATCCATCAGGTTGGCTGCATCGTCTGGGAATCGTGGGGCTGATCACACTCCTGGGAGTTGTTGCCGGGTTGGTTGCCAAAGGGTTCTCTGAAGGATTGCATCTGGCCGGTCGCTGGTATGCCAGATTTTTACCCAATCCCATTCGCCGGATTGCGATTGGAAGTCTGGTCGTCGTTCTAGTGGCCGAATTCGTGGTTGGCAGAGATTATCTGGGATTAGGAACGACAAACCTCAATCCTCATGCGGTCACAATTGGCAGTTGTTTCCGAGCGGGTGGTGCTCACGACTGGAGTTGGCTCTGCAAACTCCTCCTCACCATCCTCACGTTGGCCTGTGGTCTCAAAGGGGGCGAAGTGACGCCTTTGTTCTTCATCGGCGCTGCACTGGGGAATGTTCTCGCTGTCCGAACAGGGCTATTGCCTGTCGATGTCGCGGCTGCTCTCGGGTTTGTGGCTGTCTTTTCAGCAGCAACGAATGCACCCCTGGCCAGCAGTGTGCTTGCTATCGAACTCTTCGGGCCTGATCGAATTGAATACGTCTTTGCGGCCTGTTTTTCGGCATGGCTGGTGGCTGGAGGTTCCAGCATTTATTCGACCCAGCATCCTGGTTGGGGCAAAATGCTGAAACAAACTGCAGGAAATCATCCCCTCGACACAAACACATCCACCTGA
- the secA gene encoding preprotein translocase subunit SecA, whose protein sequence is MELIDKIGDATNAVISGVERTLTRLFGSSNERRVRQIGFVRDRQGATTITPGSTLDQINQLEPVMEKLTDEELKQSTSRLRAKLNAGQTLDDILPEAFAAVREGGKRFMRMRHYDVQMVGGYILHKGMIAEMMTGEGKTLVATLPAFLNGLAGSVHVITVNDYLALRDMEWMAPLYTGLGLTVGAIQSNMREPERQKAYACDITYGTNNEFGFDYLRDNMKPRKDLQVQKRRQYAIIDEIDNILIDEARTPLIISGPAHDDVTKYPKAHRIGLQLKRDVHFEVKEKEHTCHLTDEGIRYAEELAGVESFYTAGNMEWPHLIDNSLRAIHLYKRDVNYIVENDEIIIIDEHTGRKMEGRQWSDGLHQAVQAKESVRIKEDTQTFATVTLQNFFKLYPKLSGMTGTAMTEANEFWKIYKLDVVAVPTNRPTQRINYPDAIYRTVKEKWDAVIEEVKEVNATGRPVLVGTVSIENSEHLSRKLTQQGVKHNMLNAKYHEREAEIIAQAGRLGAVTISTNMAGRGTDIILGGNPEYLAWDELKNTYISRLDVPKSVWNETTKRIAVREGMDSEGKKVAELGGLHVVGTERHDSRRIDLQLRGRAGRQGDPGSSRFFLSLEDDLMRKFGGEWVKDWLTAMGMQEGERIESGMVTSRIEAAQKKVEERHFESRKHLLEYDEVMDEQRKRVYGYRQSILDGAICRPLILNMIDRQLNRWTKTFLSPQYRWETAANWAGQKFGVQVDASDVRDMDYDRMVDYLRDQAERQAEDQIREQMEENLPADLDDRERNWSAMSRWVNNHFGINTNDRELRKIGIDELQIYLYQRAKDAIGRYEFEPLNEYLSDDWGRRSLAGWIQHQFGLDIPPQEFEGLEPPAAVAHIRSRILDHYTRKEITFPVSVGMSQFLAETGGQSTERYDRSGLVAWSNARFHTRFSADQFDNLSRSSIESALILKSEQFAPPAGILEEIQQLVIQTCGEVPEDRDLDPNKASAKTTAKTPKAPFRPISSEAAHRLAQWSNDRFGSELEADDFEDKDVTKARDYLIEQFTRRYRPELHTAERMLILECLDGAWKDHLYYMDHLRSNIGLVGYAQKDPKVEYRREGMRAFEQMWDRIGDQVTGAIFRIEDVSPDFVGSLWSVTSETHAAPGSVADLSEDGSSNMVAHRGEGANGSPVVETIRNSSQRVGRNDPCPCGSGKKFKKCCGQ, encoded by the coding sequence ATGGAATTGATTGACAAAATTGGTGATGCAACAAATGCGGTCATCAGCGGTGTGGAACGGACTCTCACCCGGTTGTTCGGCTCATCGAACGAACGGCGTGTGCGGCAGATTGGCTTTGTGCGCGATCGTCAGGGGGCCACAACGATCACTCCAGGATCCACGCTGGATCAGATCAATCAGCTTGAACCCGTCATGGAAAAGCTGACTGATGAAGAGTTGAAGCAGTCCACATCCAGGCTCAGAGCGAAACTGAATGCAGGTCAGACACTCGATGATATTCTGCCGGAAGCCTTTGCTGCAGTGCGCGAAGGTGGCAAACGCTTCATGCGAATGCGTCATTACGACGTGCAGATGGTGGGTGGCTACATCCTTCACAAAGGCATGATTGCCGAAATGATGACCGGTGAAGGTAAAACGCTCGTTGCGACTTTGCCTGCCTTTCTCAATGGGTTGGCAGGAAGTGTGCATGTCATCACGGTGAACGACTATCTGGCACTGCGCGATATGGAGTGGATGGCCCCTCTCTATACGGGGCTGGGCCTGACTGTCGGTGCCATTCAATCCAATATGCGCGAGCCTGAGCGTCAGAAAGCTTATGCCTGTGATATTACCTATGGCACGAACAACGAGTTCGGCTTCGACTACCTGCGTGACAACATGAAGCCGCGAAAAGACCTGCAGGTTCAAAAGCGCCGCCAGTACGCAATTATCGACGAAATTGACAACATCCTGATCGACGAGGCCCGGACCCCGCTGATTATCTCTGGGCCAGCTCACGACGATGTCACGAAGTATCCCAAAGCTCACCGCATTGGTCTGCAGCTTAAGCGGGATGTTCACTTCGAAGTCAAAGAAAAAGAACATACCTGCCATCTGACTGATGAAGGGATTCGCTATGCGGAAGAATTGGCAGGAGTGGAGAGTTTTTATACAGCGGGCAATATGGAATGGCCGCATCTGATCGATAACTCACTGCGGGCGATCCATCTCTACAAGCGGGATGTTAACTATATTGTCGAGAATGATGAGATCATCATTATTGATGAACATACTGGCCGTAAGATGGAAGGCCGCCAGTGGAGTGATGGCCTGCATCAGGCTGTGCAAGCGAAAGAAAGTGTCCGTATCAAAGAAGACACACAGACCTTCGCTACGGTCACATTACAAAACTTCTTTAAGCTGTATCCTAAGTTGAGCGGTATGACCGGTACCGCCATGACTGAAGCCAACGAGTTCTGGAAGATCTATAAACTCGATGTGGTGGCAGTCCCTACCAACAGACCGACACAACGTATTAACTACCCGGATGCGATCTATCGTACGGTTAAAGAAAAATGGGATGCGGTCATTGAAGAAGTGAAGGAAGTTAACGCAACAGGAAGACCAGTCCTCGTGGGAACGGTCTCTATCGAGAACTCGGAGCATTTGAGCCGCAAGCTGACGCAGCAAGGCGTGAAGCACAACATGCTCAACGCCAAGTATCACGAGCGGGAAGCTGAGATCATTGCTCAGGCAGGCCGGTTAGGTGCAGTGACCATTTCGACCAATATGGCAGGTCGTGGTACGGATATTATTCTCGGCGGTAACCCTGAATATCTCGCCTGGGATGAGTTAAAGAACACGTATATTTCGCGACTCGACGTCCCGAAATCGGTCTGGAATGAAACGACAAAGCGTATTGCTGTCCGTGAAGGAATGGACAGCGAAGGGAAAAAAGTTGCCGAACTGGGTGGCCTGCATGTGGTTGGTACCGAGCGGCATGACAGCCGGCGAATCGACCTGCAGTTGCGCGGTCGTGCGGGTCGGCAAGGTGACCCGGGTTCCAGCCGGTTCTTCCTGTCGCTCGAAGACGACCTGATGCGAAAGTTCGGTGGCGAGTGGGTGAAGGACTGGCTCACGGCCATGGGGATGCAGGAAGGTGAGCGTATTGAAAGCGGCATGGTCACCTCTCGTATCGAAGCTGCCCAGAAGAAAGTCGAAGAGCGACATTTTGAATCACGCAAGCATCTGCTCGAGTATGACGAAGTCATGGACGAGCAACGCAAACGCGTGTATGGCTATCGGCAATCAATTCTGGATGGAGCCATTTGCCGCCCACTGATTCTGAATATGATCGACCGGCAGTTGAACCGGTGGACGAAGACCTTCCTGAGCCCGCAGTATCGCTGGGAAACTGCTGCCAACTGGGCGGGACAGAAATTTGGTGTTCAGGTTGATGCCAGTGATGTCCGGGACATGGACTACGACCGGATGGTTGATTACCTGCGTGATCAGGCCGAGCGGCAGGCGGAAGACCAGATCCGTGAGCAGATGGAGGAAAATCTGCCGGCTGATCTGGATGATCGCGAACGCAACTGGTCGGCAATGAGCCGGTGGGTCAACAACCACTTCGGCATCAATACCAATGATCGCGAACTGCGTAAAATCGGTATCGATGAGCTGCAGATTTACCTGTACCAGCGGGCGAAAGATGCCATTGGGCGATATGAGTTCGAACCATTGAACGAGTATCTGTCGGATGACTGGGGACGCCGCTCATTGGCTGGGTGGATCCAGCATCAGTTCGGGCTGGATATTCCGCCACAAGAGTTCGAAGGTCTCGAACCACCGGCAGCGGTGGCTCATATTCGCAGCCGGATTCTGGATCATTACACACGGAAAGAGATCACCTTCCCCGTGTCGGTGGGGATGTCGCAATTCCTGGCGGAAACGGGTGGTCAATCGACAGAGCGATATGATCGCAGTGGTCTGGTCGCCTGGTCGAATGCTCGTTTCCATACACGCTTTTCAGCAGATCAGTTCGATAATCTCTCCCGATCCAGTATCGAGTCGGCTCTGATACTCAAGAGTGAGCAGTTTGCGCCACCCGCAGGAATTCTCGAAGAAATTCAGCAACTGGTGATTCAAACTTGTGGCGAAGTTCCTGAAGATCGTGATCTCGACCCCAATAAGGCGAGTGCGAAAACGACAGCGAAGACTCCCAAAGCTCCGTTCCGTCCAATCAGCTCGGAGGCGGCACATCGTCTGGCTCAATGGTCGAATGATCGGTTTGGATCGGAACTCGAAGCTGATGATTTCGAAGATAAAGATGTCACCAAGGCTCGCGATTATCTGATTGAGCAGTTCACCCGGCGCTATCGACCGGAACTGCATACTGCTGAGCGGATGCTCATTCTGGAATGCCTCGACGGGGCCTGGAAAGATCATCTGTATTACATGGATCACTTGCGATCGAACATTGGCCTGGTGGGATATGCCCAGAAAGATCCGAAGGTCGAATACCGCCGCGAGGGGATGCGAGCCTTCGAGCAGATGTGGGATCGAATTGGCGATCAGGTGACGGGGGCGATCTTCAGGATTGAAGATGTCAGTCCGGACTTTGTCGGCTCTTTGTGGAGTGTGACTTCGGAAACGCATGCCGCTCCGGGATCTGTGGCTGATCTGTCAGAGGACGGGAGTTCCAACATGGTGGCCCACCGCGGTGAAGGAGCGAATGGCAGCCCGGTTGTGGAAACCATTCGTAACAGCAGCCAGCGTGTGGGGCGTAACGACCCCTGCCCTTGTGGCAGTGGTAAGAAGTTCAAGAAGTGCTGTGGTCAATAA